The genome window CCTCGCCCGCCACGGCGTCTTCAAAGTCGCCGTCTCCGGCggctccctccccaaaacccTCGCCCaggccctcctcgcccccccCTCGGGCCCCAACGACGAAGTCAAGTGGGACAAGTGGGAAATCTTCTTTGCCGACGAGCGCGCCGTCCCCCTCGACCACCAAGACTCGAATtacttcctcctcaagcAAGAACTGCTTGACAAGCTCCCAGCCGGCACCGGCCAGCCGACGGTCCACCCCATCGACACCGAATATCTGGACGACACCCAGGAGCTGGCGGATCAGTACGAGCAAGCCCTCGTCAGGTCTTTTGCCTCGAGGGACAGCGTCAAGCTTCCGATTTTTGACCTTTTGCTGTTGGGCTGCGGACCGGACGGGCACACGTGCAGCTTGTTTCCCGGGCATGAGTTGCTGAGGGAGACGAGCGCGTGGGTGGCGCCTATTGAGGATAGTCCCAAGCCGCCTCCGAAGAGGGTCACGCTTACGCTGCCGGTGGTGACGCATGCGGTGAGGATTGCGTTTGTGGCTacggggggtgggaagaaggagattaTGAAGCAGatttttgaggagggggccgGGTTGCCGTGCGCGCTGGTGAATGAGGGcgcgggggagagggcgagcTGGTTTGTGGATAATGATGCGGTGGAGGGTGTCAGTTATCCTAGGAGGCCTTTCTCTCTTTAAGGGGGacggaaaagaaagaaaaaaagagggatGGAAGAGGGATATGAAATGAACAAGCTTTCTTCACTTTGTTGAGGTTATgatttttctcttttttcttcttcgttTACGAAAGGCTTTGTCCTATGTGTTTTGATATCCCAGAGGGTTTCATTTGTTTGGTGGCTTCGATGCCTTGAATGCGCTTGACTTTTGAGGAGTAGTTTGAGACCAGGACCCTTCTGATACACTTAACTGCTCTTAACCACTGCTGATATTTCATCATTTTGGCTTGAAGTGTAGTGGAAACCGTGATCATGTGGTTCTCTTGGCACCAGTTGATTCTGATTAAACGCTACAGGAGAGCTGAAGAGGTTCACATTCTTGCCCTTCTACTGCAGGTGCTGTACTAAATGAGCCAAAAGCTACGTATGCGCTCTCATTATAGAGCTTTGTTCATCCTCAAAACAGGCAACCGGTGGATTGTATGTATGATATCCATTGTGTAGGTTAcaaggaaaaagagagaatCGGCAACCCCCGTCAAAATCCATATTGCCAGGGACACTCCTAGGCCATATCAATAAATCATTCGTCGCTGGCATCATGAACCGCCCCTCAAAAAGCCCTCCAAACTgcccccgccctcctcctcgtctcgaccccctcatcaccctccctaTTAACCCTCCTAACCCACTCCATCTCCTGCTCCCttacctccctctccacaacctccaTAATCTCAATCTcttccaccatcccccccatcaggTCTTTCACCCCAttcagcaccctccccaacccccccgcctcACCAGCCTCACGCCCGTCCAAAATTCCATACAACTCCTGGCTAACAGCATGAACCTTCCTGCTTATACTcccaatctcctccttccactcccGCCCAatgccctccaccaacccccactcccccttctcccttgcaatcatcacctcctccgcctgaCCCAACCACTTCCCAAACCTCGCCACAACCCTCGAATACCTCCCCCCATTCTCCGTCAGCCCCCACACCTTGCCCAGCACCTCATCCaaaaccctcaccctcccctccagtccctttccccctccccagtccAACAACTCTTTCGCCctgtcatcctccccccttcgTCCCTCTAACTTGACCACCTCCTTTTCTAGCCCAGCCAGCACCCCGAATCTGTCCCGTAACCTTTCATATGCCGACCCCTCCCATTGGAGTTTTGTCTCTTCGGCCGACTGATGCAGCAGGGATAGTTGAAGTAATTCGGTTTGCAGCCGTGCTGTCTCTGCTGAGATGGCCAGGTTGGCGGGTAGTTTGCTTGGCGACGGGGGGGCTAATATTTCTCTGGCGGACAGTTTTGGCAGCTGGGGGTTTTTTGAGGGGGAaaagtgttgttggtgcgTGTTGAATTCTGGTTTTGTCTTTGCCGCCAGCGCACCTTGTGGTAGTTTGAGGGATCTGGTTCTGCCAACTCCCGGTGTTGATGGCTGggtggaaagggaagggTGAGATGGGGCGCGtttgtgaggaggaggaggaggaggaggaggaggaggaggaggaggaggggcgcGTGTGATTGGGGGTTTGGAACGGTCCGTCGTCGTGGTGGAAGTAGTAGAAGTGGAGGTTtgggatgttgatgatggtggtcgGAGGGTTTTACTGCTCGAAAGGGTGGTCACGCTTGATTTTGCGCGTGAgtgggcggcggtggtggtggtggaggggatgcgttttggtggtgggattggACCGCCTGATGTTGTCGGCCTGCGCGAGGTTGATTCGGTGACTGTCTGGCGGCGGGATAGAGGTGttggcggctgctgctctgcCGCGATGGTAGTAGtcgtccccgtccccgtccccgtccccgtccGTCTAGGAGGCGCAATACCCGACCCCTCTGGAGAAGCTGCTGacttggcggaggaggcacCGGGAAACTGCCGTGTCGACGCCGCCCTCGTAAGCCGTGTCGTCCCGGGTATATCCCCATTCCCCGCCGAAGCAGAAGAAACCGAAACCTGCCTCGTCGACGGcgccctccccaatctcGATGAGTCTGGGTTggtagaagaagaagaagcagaagaaacCTGCCCCGCCCCCgtccccgtcgtcgtcatcgtcgtcgtccttccaccaccaccaccaccaccaccaccaaaaactcCAGACAAGGGTCTACTACCCCTTGCAACCCCCGCCGCCCGCCTAAGTGTACGCTCAGATACCGTTCCCGTTCCCGTTGAAGATGCCCCCCTGATCGGCAATTGACTTTCGCTCCCGAGCCCCCCCTTGTTGTGATGCTCACCCACCGTAGTCGGcttcctcaaactcctcgcgCGACCAGGCAGCGCGTTGTTCTGCGTGGACGACATGATGATATCGCCACAATATTTCACGCCGTAAAAAATTAGGTGTCAAAAATAccacaaacccaaacccaaacccaaacacacacacgccgacttttgttgttgtttgttgtcttGGCGATCGAGGCTGAATGGAGTGATTGGCCCCTGTATTGACAGCTAGCTCCAACAGCCCTGTGCCACCC of Podospora pseudopauciseta strain CBS 411.78 chromosome 7 map unlocalized CBS411.78m_7, whole genome shotgun sequence contains these proteins:
- the SOL1 gene encoding suppressor of los1-1 (COG:G; EggNog:ENOG503NY1P), which translates into the protein MAKQANLYSFPSVKDNLAPALRAYVISCQEAGLARHGVFKVAVSGGSLPKTLAQALLAPPSGPNDEVKWDKWEIFFADERAVPLDHQDSNYFLLKQELLDKLPAGTGQPTVHPIDTEYLDDTQELADQYEQALVRSFASRDSVKLPIFDLLLLGCGPDGHTCSLFPGHELLRETSAWVAPIEDSPKPPPKRVTLTLPVVTHAVRIAFVATGGGKKEIMKQIFEEGAGLPCALVNEGAGERASWFVDNDAVEGVSYPRRPFSL
- a CDS encoding uncharacterized protein (EggNog:ENOG503NYI9), translated to MSSTQNNALPGRARSLRKPTTVGEHHNKGGLGSESQLPIRGASSTGTGTVSERTLRRAAGVARGSRPLSGVFGGGGGGGGGRTTTMTTTGTGAGQVSSASSSSTNPDSSRLGRAPSTRQVSVSSASAGNGDIPGTTRLTRAASTRQFPGASSAKSAASPEGSGIAPPRRTGTGTGTGTTTTIAAEQQPPTPLSRRQTVTESTSRRPTTSGGPIPPPKRIPSTTTTAAHSRAKSSVTTLSSSKTLRPPSSTSQTSTSTTSTTTTDRSKPPITRAPPPPPPPPPPPPPPHKRAPSHPSLSTQPSTPGVGRTRSLKLPQGALAAKTKPEFNTHQQHFSPSKNPQLPKLSAREILAPPSPSKLPANLAISAETARLQTELLQLSLLHQSAEETKLQWEGSAYERLRDRFGVLAGLEKEVVKLEGRRGEDDRAKELLDWGGGKGLEGRVRVLDEVLGKVWGLTENGGRYSRVVARFGKWLGQAEEVMIAREKGEWGLVEGIGREWKEEIGSISRKVHAVSQELYGILDGREAGEAGGLGRVLNGVKDLMGGMVEEIEIMEVVEREVREQEMEWVRRVNREGDEGVETRRRAGAVWRAF